A portion of the Bacteroides faecium genome contains these proteins:
- a CDS encoding HU family DNA-binding protein produces the protein MSIVFDWYENPNASSEEEEAALHPRIFMNGKVDTETLCYRIHDYSSLTVGDVKNVLDNLSKILGESLSEGKEVHIEGIGYFYPTLAATGKVTRSTPHKTNKVTFKTVRFRPDSNLKGHFVGVRASQSKYVRHSEKVSEVEIDMLLKEYFAGHQMMTRRDFQEICGLARTTAKTHLVRLRGEGKLVNIGLRNQPMYVPAPGYYGVSRDAEHPSR, from the coding sequence ATGTCTATTGTATTTGATTGGTATGAAAATCCTAATGCATCTTCGGAAGAAGAAGAGGCAGCGTTGCATCCGCGTATCTTTATGAATGGTAAGGTGGATACGGAAACACTTTGTTACAGGATTCACGATTACAGTTCGTTGACTGTGGGTGATGTAAAGAATGTGCTTGATAACCTGTCGAAGATTCTCGGTGAGTCGTTGAGTGAGGGGAAGGAAGTGCATATTGAGGGAATCGGTTATTTTTATCCCACTTTGGCGGCTACGGGAAAAGTGACCCGCAGCACTCCGCACAAAACCAATAAAGTGACTTTTAAGACAGTCCGCTTCCGTCCTGACAGTAATCTGAAAGGACATTTTGTTGGCGTTCGTGCCAGTCAGTCCAAGTACGTCCGCCATTCAGAGAAGGTTTCGGAAGTGGAGATTGACATGCTGTTGAAAGAATATTTTGCCGGACATCAGATGATGACCCGTCGTGACTTTCAAGAGATATGCGGCTTGGCTCGTACTACGGCAAAAACGCATTTAGTCCGTCTGCGTGGAGAAGGAAAGCTGGTGAATATCGGCTTGCGCAATCAACCGATGTATGTGCCTGCTCCCGGTTATTATGGGGTGTCGAGAGATGCGGAGCATCCTTCACGATAA
- a CDS encoding FAD:protein FMN transferase has protein sequence MKTKKSFLWLAFLILASIWIIARHKPQANYYNIKGLVFGTVYSITYQYDGDLKPEIEAELQRFDLSLSPFNDSSVISRVNRNEEIVTDTFFQKCFNRSMTISRETKGAFDITVAPLANAWGFGFKKGAFPDSLMIDSLLQITGYTKVKLENGKIIKQDPRIMLSCSAVAKGYSVDVVARLLDRKGVENYMVDIGGEVVVKGINRKNDRWRIGINKPIDDSLSVKQDIQTVLEVTDLGMATSGNYRNFYYKDGKKYAHTIDPRTGYPVQHNILSATVIAEDCMTADALATAFMVMGLEKAETFCKANPKIDAYFIYSGENGEFKTYYTEGMKKYIAE, from the coding sequence ATGAAAACAAAGAAGAGTTTCCTTTGGCTGGCTTTCCTTATTTTAGCAAGCATTTGGATAATAGCCAGACACAAACCGCAAGCAAACTATTACAATATCAAGGGACTTGTATTTGGTACTGTATACAGCATTACCTATCAATATGACGGCGACTTAAAACCCGAAATCGAAGCGGAGTTGCAACGTTTCGACTTGTCACTATCCCCTTTCAATGACAGTTCTGTTATTAGCCGGGTAAACCGCAACGAGGAAATAGTGACAGACACTTTTTTCCAAAAGTGTTTCAACCGTTCCATGACAATTTCCCGCGAAACGAAAGGAGCTTTTGACATAACGGTAGCCCCTCTTGCCAATGCCTGGGGATTCGGTTTTAAAAAGGGGGCTTTCCCTGATTCCCTGATGATAGACAGCTTGCTGCAAATCACGGGATACACCAAAGTGAAACTGGAGAATGGAAAAATCATCAAGCAAGACCCACGTATCATGCTGAGTTGCAGCGCCGTAGCCAAAGGATATTCGGTAGACGTAGTAGCACGACTGCTCGACCGCAAAGGAGTGGAAAACTACATGGTAGATATAGGCGGAGAAGTGGTAGTGAAAGGCATCAATCGGAAAAACGACCGATGGCGCATCGGAATCAACAAGCCGATTGACGACTCCCTCTCTGTGAAACAAGATATACAAACGGTACTTGAAGTTACTGATCTTGGCATGGCTACTTCCGGCAACTATCGTAACTTTTACTATAAAGACGGAAAGAAATATGCGCATACCATTGACCCGAGAACCGGTTACCCGGTACAGCACAATATCTTATCAGCCACAGTGATAGCGGAAGACTGTATGACTGCCGACGCTCTGGCCACCGCCTTCATGGTGATGGGACTGGAAAAAGCGGAAACTTTCTGCAAAGCGAATCCTAAAATTGACGCGTACTTTATTTATAGCGGCGAAAACGGTGAGTTCAAGACTTACTATACGGAAGGAATGAAAAAGTACATAGCGGAATAA
- a CDS encoding manganese efflux pump MntP — translation MTGLEIWLLAIGLAMDCFAVSIASGIILKRTQWKPMLVMAFAFGLFQAIMPFIGWMFAKSFSHLIESVDHWIAFAILAFLGGRMIWESFKEEECCQLFNPASLKVVFTMAVATSIDALAVGISFAFLGVQDYSEILSPILIIGLVSFVMSMIGLIFGIQCGCGLARKLKAELWGGIILVIIGTKILIEHLFFQ, via the coding sequence ATGACAGGACTAGAGATTTGGCTGCTTGCAATAGGTTTGGCGATGGATTGTTTCGCCGTTTCAATTGCAAGTGGTATTATTTTGAAACGTACCCAATGGAAGCCTATGCTGGTCATGGCTTTTGCCTTCGGACTCTTTCAGGCCATCATGCCTTTTATCGGATGGATGTTTGCCAAAAGTTTCAGCCATCTTATAGAAAGCGTAGACCACTGGATTGCCTTCGCGATTCTTGCTTTCCTCGGCGGCCGAATGATTTGGGAGTCTTTCAAGGAAGAAGAATGTTGCCAGTTATTTAATCCGGCAAGTCTGAAAGTGGTATTCACTATGGCAGTGGCAACAAGTATCGACGCATTGGCTGTCGGCATTTCGTTTGCCTTTTTAGGAGTTCAGGATTATAGCGAAATACTCTCCCCCATCCTTATCATAGGCCTTGTTTCATTTGTCATGTCAATGATCGGACTTATCTTCGGTATTCAATGTGGCTGTGGACTTGCCCGAAAATTGAAAGCGGAACTATGGGGTGGTATCATCCTGGTCATTATCGGAACAAAAATATTAATCGAACATCTGTTTTTCCAATAA
- a CDS encoding DUF6048 family protein gives MKLRIYRYTLNIMNVTRLRLTSLLLLFCIVLPLLAQQQRPTHTPKRDQKKNKVAEVDTIPFYNGTYIGVDLYGPGSKLLGGDFMSSEISVAVNLKNKFIPTIEFGMGGTDTWSETGIHYKSKAAPFFRIGVDYNTMAKKKEKNSYLYAGIRYGFSSFKYDVSTMPAGDPIWGDVIGNPSLEDDYWGGSVPFSHLGMKGSVQWLEIVLGVKVRIYKNFNMGWSVRMKYKTSASTGEYGDPWYVPGYGKFKSNNMGITYSLIYKLPL, from the coding sequence ATGAAATTGAGAATCTACAGATATACTTTAAATATCATGAACGTAACCCGGTTACGACTGACTAGCCTGCTTCTGCTCTTTTGCATTGTGCTCCCGTTGTTGGCACAACAGCAACGCCCGACCCATACACCCAAAAGAGATCAGAAAAAGAATAAGGTTGCCGAAGTAGATACCATTCCTTTTTACAATGGTACATACATCGGTGTGGACTTATACGGCCCGGGAAGCAAACTTCTTGGTGGCGACTTCATGAGTTCCGAAATCAGCGTGGCAGTCAACCTCAAAAACAAATTCATCCCTACCATAGAATTCGGTATGGGTGGAACAGACACCTGGAGCGAAACGGGTATCCACTATAAAAGCAAAGCTGCTCCATTCTTCCGAATCGGTGTGGACTACAACACCATGGCAAAGAAGAAAGAGAAGAACAGTTACCTGTATGCAGGTATCCGTTACGGATTCAGTTCCTTCAAATATGACGTATCCACCATGCCGGCGGGTGACCCTATCTGGGGAGACGTAATAGGCAACCCCAGTCTGGAAGATGATTACTGGGGCGGTAGTGTACCTTTCAGCCATTTGGGAATGAAAGGTTCGGTGCAGTGGTTGGAAATCGTTTTAGGTGTCAAAGTGCGTATTTACAAGAACTTCAACATGGGTTGGTCGGTACGCATGAAGTACAAGACAAGTGCCTCTACTGGAGAATATGGCGACCCTTGGTATGTGCCCGGCTACGGAAAATTTAAATCGAACAATATGGGAATTACTTATTCCCTCATTTATAAATTGCCGCTTTAG
- a CDS encoding DUF6452 family protein: MKNLVRIFLLLIIVGAAVSIHSSCSDENDCSLAGRPMMYCTFKVLDPDDKTRVLNDTLDSLTIKALGTDSIILNNEKKVHKIMLPLRYTSDSTVFIFQYDPVGNPNDVDTLYIVQQNTPYFQSMECGYMMKQNIISTKFGNRANSSEKIDSIYFRNKEANTNEIENLQIYFKYHERNPVTTD; this comes from the coding sequence ATGAAGAATTTAGTTCGTATCTTTCTCCTATTGATAATCGTCGGTGCTGCCGTCAGCATCCATAGTTCATGCTCGGACGAGAACGATTGTTCGTTGGCGGGACGTCCGATGATGTATTGCACATTCAAGGTTCTCGACCCGGATGATAAGACCAGAGTGCTAAATGATACGCTTGACTCGTTGACAATTAAAGCATTGGGGACAGACTCAATCATTCTCAATAACGAGAAAAAAGTGCATAAGATAATGCTGCCATTACGCTACACAAGCGATTCTACCGTATTTATTTTCCAATATGACCCGGTAGGTAACCCCAATGATGTAGACACCCTGTATATCGTACAGCAGAACACTCCTTATTTCCAGTCAATGGAATGTGGATATATGATGAAACAAAATATCATCAGTACCAAGTTCGGAAACAGAGCCAATAGTTCGGAGAAAATAGACTCTATCTATTTTAGAAATAAAGAAGCCAATACTAATGAAATTGAGAATCTACAGATATACTTTAAATATCATGAACGTAACCCGGTTACGACTGACTAG
- a CDS encoding glycosyltransferase family 2 protein, producing MDISVVVPLFNEEESLPELYAWIERVMQANGFSFEVIFVNDGSTDHSWEVIEKLKTQSEHVKGIKFRRNYGKSPALYCGFAEAQGDVVVTMDADLQDSPDEIPELYRMITQDGYDLVSGWKQKRYDPLSKTLPTKLFNATARKVSGVKNLHDFNCGLKAYRKDVVKHIEVYGEMHRYIPYLAKNAGFKKIGEKIVHHQARKYGTTKFGLNRFVNGYLDLLSLWFLSKFGIKPMHFFGLLGSLMFLVGMISVIIVGASKLYAMYNGLPYRLVTDSPYFYLSLTAMIIGTQLFLAGFLGELISRNAPERNNYQIEKKI from the coding sequence ATGGATATATCAGTTGTAGTCCCATTATTCAATGAAGAAGAGTCACTACCCGAACTCTACGCTTGGATAGAACGGGTAATGCAAGCCAACGGATTCTCATTTGAAGTGATTTTCGTTAATGACGGAAGCACCGACCACTCATGGGAAGTGATAGAAAAGCTCAAGACGCAATCAGAACACGTAAAAGGTATCAAATTCCGCCGCAACTACGGCAAATCTCCCGCACTCTACTGCGGATTCGCCGAAGCGCAAGGTGACGTAGTCGTCACGATGGACGCGGATTTACAAGACAGCCCGGACGAAATACCGGAACTCTACCGGATGATAACCCAAGACGGCTACGACCTCGTGTCCGGCTGGAAGCAAAAAAGATATGATCCATTATCGAAAACACTGCCAACCAAATTATTCAACGCCACCGCACGCAAAGTTTCAGGTGTTAAAAACCTGCACGACTTTAACTGTGGACTGAAAGCATATCGCAAAGATGTAGTAAAACACATCGAAGTGTACGGTGAGATGCACCGATACATCCCATACCTGGCAAAGAATGCCGGATTCAAGAAAATCGGCGAAAAGATAGTTCATCACCAGGCACGCAAGTACGGTACTACCAAATTCGGACTCAACCGCTTTGTCAACGGATACCTGGATCTACTCTCCCTTTGGTTCCTTTCCAAATTCGGAATTAAGCCGATGCATTTCTTCGGACTGCTGGGTTCATTGATGTTTCTCGTCGGAATGATTTCTGTCATCATTGTAGGTGCCAGCAAATTATATGCTATGTACAACGGTCTGCCCTACCGATTGGTGACCGACTCTCCCTATTTTTATTTGTCACTCACGGCAATGATTATAGGTACGCAATTATTCCTAGCCGGATTCCTTGGCGAACTAATCTCGCGCAACGCACCTGAACGGAATAACTATCAGATAGAAAAGAAAATTTGA
- a CDS encoding DUF4199 domain-containing protein, giving the protein MTENRSYLQKYAMHFGTYMGAYWILKFILFPLGFHIPFFSFLFIILTLAVPFIGYHYTKMYRDKICGGSIQFSHAVLFTIFMYMFASLLVAVAHYIYFQFIDHGFIINSYTQLWDELMTNTPALVESKEIIKETIDSVRSLNSINITMQLLSWDVFWGSLLAIPTALMVMKRAKPENDEPAQS; this is encoded by the coding sequence ATGACAGAAAACAGAAGCTATTTACAGAAATATGCCATGCACTTTGGCACGTATATGGGAGCCTATTGGATATTGAAATTCATATTATTCCCACTAGGGTTTCATATCCCTTTCTTTTCATTCTTATTTATAATCCTGACATTGGCCGTACCGTTCATCGGTTATCACTATACAAAGATGTATCGGGATAAAATATGCGGAGGAAGCATCCAGTTTTCACATGCTGTCCTCTTTACCATATTTATGTATATGTTTGCCTCCTTACTGGTAGCTGTAGCCCACTACATCTATTTCCAGTTTATCGACCATGGCTTTATCATCAATTCTTATACACAGCTATGGGACGAATTGATGACCAACACTCCCGCCCTGGTAGAAAGCAAAGAGATTATAAAAGAAACGATAGATAGTGTCCGTTCACTCAATTCCATCAACATTACCATGCAACTACTGTCATGGGATGTATTTTGGGGCAGTCTCCTGGCCATCCCTACTGCATTGATGGTGATGAAAAGAGCTAAACCTGAGAACGACGAGCCTGCTCAATCGTAA